The following are encoded together in the Arcticibacterium luteifluviistationis genome:
- a CDS encoding peptidylprolyl isomerase: MPISRHVYYLLFLFALLSCKTEQLPQLTEKSVDATPFSEPVLILGAEKFDNASFDKVLDTYLVTDSSDFDGIIDEILFQKRVYAAASEKGYADDPEINEEFNSYLKIVAQSFIVDSSLTNNLARLTYDRMKKEVNASHLLIPISEFASPKDTILALNRITQIREMYLNGIPFDSLARVYSGDANTKSIGGEMGWFSALQLLYPLENAAYTTPVDSISKPIRTKAGYHLLKVNGTRNFSGKVFAKHLLKVVPKESDAAFNSFQKNAIDSLSKLIQNGANFEKLCQENSDDTFTKSTGGELEPFSVGSRKEKSFEKAAFALKVDEVSKPVKTEVGWHLIKLVKKEPLATYGELEPSITKKVTTDSRGDLLKKLSFQKYTSKLNIREDKTVLEEIILAANQDIIDRNWKVNKNNVTLKILLTVAGEDFTNLDFYRYAEDKQGFEKQIEGFTPDMYLRWYYKDFKTSKIEEAIVTNLSDWNSDFKLMSLAYKENLVNSNYLNKEVYEKSVLDSLGLRNYYAKHLSKYQLPKRAKAFILKTKNKTLLDKYYETTKGEGPYRLKRGIIPAYFDKSVTTLNDDTKRKLVGLTILMQNNPNYVVEIGGHRDVNEELDASYLRIQEVVNFLKLNGLTITRIREYDYGTSRLADRFDWTQNQRVSFQFFTSKKSDVALTLGSNNDSLQVEEGEFYMGENTLVDATAWEVGSFEAEFNDEFYRIEIDKISPARAKTYREAFGSVVSDYQNELKEQLSKALAVKYPAQLNRQELLKLYTDHKKKNL; encoded by the coding sequence ATGCCCATTAGCAGACACGTATATTATCTTTTATTTCTTTTTGCATTGCTTTCTTGTAAAACTGAGCAGCTACCGCAGCTCACAGAGAAATCTGTGGACGCCACCCCTTTTAGTGAACCTGTTCTAATTTTAGGTGCTGAGAAGTTTGACAATGCCTCTTTTGACAAAGTTTTAGATACCTACTTAGTTACTGACTCCAGTGATTTTGATGGTATTATAGACGAAATACTATTCCAAAAGAGAGTTTATGCTGCAGCTTCAGAAAAAGGTTATGCGGATGACCCTGAAATTAATGAAGAGTTTAATTCCTATTTAAAAATTGTTGCTCAAAGTTTCATTGTCGACTCTTCTTTAACCAACAATTTGGCTCGACTTACCTACGATAGAATGAAAAAAGAAGTTAACGCTTCTCACCTACTCATTCCTATCTCAGAGTTTGCTAGCCCAAAGGATACTATCTTAGCTCTTAATAGAATTACTCAAATAAGGGAAATGTACCTCAATGGTATCCCATTTGATTCACTTGCTAGAGTTTACTCTGGTGATGCCAACACAAAATCAATTGGTGGAGAAATGGGTTGGTTTTCTGCTCTGCAACTCTTGTACCCTCTAGAAAATGCAGCATACACAACACCGGTTGATTCTATTTCAAAGCCAATAAGAACAAAGGCTGGTTATCACCTTTTAAAAGTTAATGGCACACGCAATTTTAGTGGTAAAGTATTCGCGAAGCACCTGTTAAAAGTCGTTCCAAAAGAAAGCGACGCTGCTTTTAATAGTTTTCAAAAGAATGCAATAGACTCCTTGTCCAAATTAATACAGAATGGAGCTAATTTTGAAAAACTATGTCAAGAAAATTCTGATGATACTTTTACAAAAAGCACTGGTGGTGAGTTAGAACCATTTTCTGTAGGGAGTAGAAAAGAAAAAAGTTTTGAAAAAGCAGCCTTCGCTCTTAAAGTTGACGAAGTCTCAAAACCTGTAAAAACAGAGGTAGGTTGGCATTTGATTAAACTAGTTAAAAAAGAACCGCTTGCCACCTATGGCGAGTTAGAGCCTAGTATCACCAAAAAAGTAACTACTGATTCTAGAGGTGATTTGCTAAAAAAGCTTAGTTTTCAAAAATACACTTCAAAGCTTAACATTAGAGAAGATAAGACCGTTTTAGAAGAAATTATACTAGCAGCCAACCAAGACATTATAGATAGAAACTGGAAAGTCAATAAAAATAACGTTACGCTAAAAATTCTTCTAACAGTAGCTGGTGAGGATTTCACTAACCTCGATTTTTACAGATATGCGGAAGATAAGCAAGGTTTTGAGAAACAAATTGAAGGCTTTACGCCTGATATGTATCTCAGATGGTACTATAAGGACTTCAAGACGTCCAAAATAGAGGAGGCGATTGTAACCAATCTTTCCGACTGGAACAGCGATTTTAAACTGATGTCTCTGGCTTATAAAGAAAACTTAGTAAACAGCAATTATCTCAATAAAGAGGTTTACGAAAAGTCAGTACTAGACAGTCTCGGACTCAGAAATTACTACGCCAAACACCTTTCAAAGTATCAACTACCAAAACGAGCTAAAGCTTTTATTTTAAAAACAAAAAATAAAACACTTTTAGACAAATATTACGAAACGACTAAGGGTGAAGGACCGTATAGACTTAAAAGAGGAATTATTCCAGCTTACTTTGATAAGAGCGTAACAACTCTTAATGATGACACTAAAAGAAAACTAGTAGGTCTTACTATCCTTATGCAAAACAACCCTAACTATGTAGTAGAAATAGGGGGACATAGAGATGTGAATGAAGAGTTAGACGCGTCATATTTACGTATTCAGGAAGTAGTTAATTTTTTAAAACTAAATGGTTTAACAATTACACGAATTAGAGAATATGATTACGGCACTTCCAGGTTGGCCGATAGGTTTGACTGGACACAAAACCAAAGGGTTAGTTTTCAATTTTTCACCTCCAAAAAGTCTGACGTGGCTTTAACTCTAGGAAGTAATAATGATAGCCTACAGGTGGAAGAAGGAGAGTTTTACATGGGTGAAAATACTTTAGTGGATGCCACTGCTTGGGAGGTTGGTTCTTTTGAGGCGGAGTTTAATGACGAGTTCTATAGAATAGAAATTGACAAAATAAGCCCAGCCAGAGCTAAAACATACCGAGAAGCTTTTGGTTCTGTAGTATCGGACTATCAAAATGAATTAAAAGAGCAACTAAGTAAGGCTTTAGCCGTTAAATACCCAGCCCAACTCAACAGGCAAGAATTATTAAAACTTTATACTGATCACAAGAAAAAGAATCTGTAA
- a CDS encoding DNA polymerase/3'-5' exonuclease PolX, translated as MSNKEISDVIELTSKLMTLHGEDETRAKIYGGTAFNLDRLEEDLSIMSEAELMKLRGVGKSMATNILQIVATGITTELQELINKTPEGVLEMFKVKGIGVKKIKTLWEELGIDNLNDLQIACESGKIAETKGFGQKTQEKILESLLFLRQQSGKLRMNQAAELSTVILTELSGVYNKVEEVGAIPRKLETIDALSFLVAGDITDKSKLPEGLVENMKVSSPFIWRGTYGENQILIEVQFEAVDTFEREKLICNASEDHLKVVLPEGQQNFYHYVKSNIFDTSEAYYAGFGSNYILPEMREGLSEFDWIKENSNDDLISWDALKGSLHNHSKYSDGKNTLKEMSEACRDLGLDYFGIADHSQTATYAGGLTAGRVVQQQSEIDEINAEMTPFKVLKGIESDILSDGGLDYESEILATFDYVVASVHANLDMNIEKATDRVLKAVENPYTTILGHPTGRLLLSRKGYPLDFKKVIDACAANKVIMEINASPYRLDIDWRWIPYCLEKGVMLSINPDAHKIEGFQDMHYGVAVARKAGLTKDMTFNAMSLDKLESFLKSRKA; from the coding sequence ATGAGCAATAAAGAAATTTCTGACGTAATAGAGCTTACTAGTAAGCTGATGACTCTTCATGGAGAAGATGAAACCAGAGCTAAGATTTATGGAGGTACTGCTTTCAACCTTGACAGGTTAGAAGAGGACCTATCCATTATGTCTGAGGCCGAACTAATGAAGCTAAGAGGCGTAGGTAAATCTATGGCCACTAACATTCTTCAAATAGTGGCTACTGGAATTACAACTGAATTACAAGAACTGATAAACAAGACGCCAGAAGGGGTTTTGGAAATGTTCAAAGTAAAAGGAATAGGTGTCAAAAAAATAAAGACATTGTGGGAGGAATTAGGAATAGATAACCTAAACGACCTTCAAATAGCCTGTGAAAGTGGTAAAATAGCGGAGACAAAAGGTTTTGGTCAAAAGACCCAAGAGAAGATATTAGAGTCTCTTTTGTTTTTACGTCAGCAGTCTGGGAAGTTAAGAATGAATCAGGCAGCAGAGCTTTCTACCGTAATTTTGACAGAACTTTCAGGTGTTTATAATAAAGTTGAAGAGGTCGGTGCTATTCCGAGAAAATTGGAAACCATAGATGCTCTTTCTTTCTTAGTGGCTGGCGATATTACTGATAAGTCAAAGCTTCCTGAAGGCCTGGTAGAAAATATGAAAGTTTCTTCACCATTTATTTGGAGAGGAACTTATGGCGAGAATCAGATTTTGATAGAAGTTCAATTTGAGGCAGTAGATACTTTTGAAAGAGAGAAGTTAATTTGCAATGCTTCGGAAGACCATTTAAAAGTGGTTTTGCCCGAAGGACAACAGAACTTTTATCATTATGTAAAATCAAATATTTTCGATACTTCTGAGGCATACTATGCTGGTTTTGGTTCAAATTATATCTTGCCTGAAATGAGAGAAGGCTTGTCAGAGTTTGACTGGATAAAAGAAAATTCAAATGATGACCTTATTTCGTGGGATGCATTAAAAGGAAGTTTGCATAATCACTCGAAATATTCTGATGGTAAGAATACTTTGAAAGAAATGTCGGAGGCGTGTAGAGACTTGGGTTTAGATTATTTTGGTATTGCCGACCATTCTCAAACGGCCACTTATGCTGGTGGTTTGACCGCAGGTAGGGTAGTGCAGCAACAATCCGAAATAGATGAGATAAACGCTGAGATGACTCCTTTTAAGGTTTTGAAGGGAATAGAATCAGATATACTTAGCGATGGTGGTTTAGACTATGAAAGTGAGATTTTAGCCACTTTTGATTATGTGGTAGCTTCTGTTCATGCCAATCTTGATATGAATATAGAGAAAGCTACTGATAGGGTATTAAAAGCAGTTGAGAATCCTTATACAACTATTCTAGGTCACCCAACTGGAAGATTGTTGCTTTCAAGAAAGGGTTACCCTTTAGACTTTAAAAAGGTTATTGATGCTTGTGCCGCTAATAAGGTAATTATGGAAATTAATGCTAGTCCATATCGATTAGACATTGACTGGAGATGGATTCCTTATTGTTTAGAGAAAGGAGTGATGCTGTCAATAAACCCTGATGCTCATAAGATAGAGGGCTTCCAAGATATGCATTATGGTGTAGCTGTGGCTAGAAAGGCTGGATTGACAAAAGACATGACTTTTAATGCCATGTCTTTAGATAAATTAGAAAGCTTTCTAAAAAGCAGGAAGGCTTAA
- a CDS encoding agmatine deiminase family protein: MHPKEDGFKFPAEWLQHKATWLSFPWNVETWEDRLPRIYPSYFKFIKEISEVEQVNINVGNSQVKTIIEKQLALRHMENDNILLHDFPTNDSWCRDHGPSFVVNSTTKEKRIVDWQYNAWGGKYPPYNHDNEIPTRVAEMLNLQTYKPGIIMEGGSIEVNGAGSLLTSKSCLLNKNRNPDLNQREIESFLMNYYGVEQILWIEDGIVGDDTDGHVDDTTRFVNENTVLTVMESNRHDDNYEILKRNFEQLKKMKLINGESLNIIELPMPDPVIDNELRLPASYANFYMCNGKVLVPTYNCKKDDLALGIIADCFPERKVVGIDSKEIIWGLGSLHCLSQQEPKV, encoded by the coding sequence ATGCACCCAAAAGAAGACGGTTTCAAATTTCCAGCAGAATGGCTGCAGCACAAAGCTACATGGTTAAGTTTTCCTTGGAACGTAGAAACATGGGAAGACAGGCTACCCAGAATCTACCCCTCCTACTTTAAATTCATCAAAGAAATTTCCGAGGTAGAGCAGGTTAATATAAATGTGGGAAATAGTCAGGTTAAAACCATAATTGAAAAGCAACTGGCTTTACGACACATGGAAAATGATAATATCCTCTTGCATGACTTCCCTACCAATGACTCCTGGTGCCGAGACCATGGACCTAGTTTTGTAGTTAATTCTACAACTAAAGAAAAAAGAATTGTGGATTGGCAATACAATGCTTGGGGCGGAAAATACCCTCCCTATAATCATGACAATGAAATCCCAACAAGAGTGGCAGAAATGCTAAACCTTCAAACTTACAAACCAGGTATTATAATGGAAGGTGGCTCTATTGAAGTTAACGGAGCTGGTAGCCTATTGACAAGTAAATCTTGCCTTTTAAACAAAAACCGTAATCCGGATTTGAACCAAAGAGAAATAGAGTCATTCCTCATGAATTATTACGGAGTAGAACAAATTCTTTGGATAGAAGATGGCATAGTGGGTGACGACACCGACGGCCATGTGGATGATACCACCAGATTTGTTAATGAAAATACCGTTTTAACTGTAATGGAGTCGAACAGGCATGATGACAACTATGAGATCTTGAAAAGGAATTTTGAGCAACTCAAAAAGATGAAACTTATCAATGGTGAAAGCTTAAACATTATTGAGCTTCCGATGCCCGATCCAGTAATAGATAACGAACTAAGACTTCCTGCTTCCTATGCAAATTTTTATATGTGCAATGGAAAGGTGTTGGTTCCTACATATAATTGTAAAAAAGATGATTTGGCACTTGGAATTATAGCTGATTGTTTTCCTGAAAGAAAGGTGGTAGGTATTGATTCTAAAGAAATAATTTGGGGTTTAGGTAGTTTGCATTGCTTATCCCAACAAGAGCCCAAAGTATAA
- a CDS encoding peptidylprolyl isomerase: MLKKVLLLLLLPFLGHSQMVGVNLDKIIAKVDNYYILRSEVEQLLVRSQQQGQALDKCQALESLAVQKLLVAKAEIDSVIVEPVMVENQLDARMAEMVRIYGNEQNIVEQFNKSLEALKSEVRKQVSEQLTAQQMQETITEGLTVTPYEVKKFINAIPKDSLPTIPSEVEVGQLVRLAKLTVAQKGDLILKLNDIKKRIQAGEKFEELAEEFSEDQGSKTYGGDLGWAKRGQMVPQFEATAMKLKPNELSDVVESDFGFHLIQLLELRGQEYHARHILLRPEYSRLDMTDATNFLDSLRNFIVMDSIKFENAVAQFSEDDATQYTGGSLTDPNTGSYKMALDLSMEPNLYFTVDTMKVGSVTKPLPYRSPDGKTGMRLLYLKKKYSPHTININDDYEKIREFALMNKRNVEIEKWFGDAIKEVYIKIDPDYNVCRLFEQ; this comes from the coding sequence ATGTTAAAGAAAGTACTCCTTTTATTACTACTTCCATTTTTAGGGCATTCGCAGATGGTAGGCGTCAATTTGGATAAGATAATAGCCAAGGTTGACAATTATTATATTCTACGATCTGAGGTAGAACAACTTTTGGTTCGTTCGCAACAACAAGGTCAAGCCCTTGATAAATGCCAAGCCTTAGAATCACTTGCCGTTCAAAAATTACTAGTGGCAAAAGCAGAAATTGACTCCGTAATAGTAGAACCTGTTATGGTAGAAAATCAACTGGATGCGAGAATGGCCGAGATGGTTAGGATTTACGGTAACGAGCAAAACATTGTAGAGCAGTTTAACAAATCTCTGGAAGCATTAAAAAGCGAGGTGAGAAAGCAGGTAAGTGAGCAATTGACGGCTCAGCAAATGCAAGAAACAATTACAGAAGGGCTAACTGTTACGCCATATGAGGTTAAAAAGTTTATTAATGCCATTCCTAAAGATAGCCTTCCTACCATTCCGTCTGAAGTAGAGGTTGGCCAATTAGTACGTTTAGCCAAGCTCACTGTAGCTCAGAAGGGCGATTTGATTTTAAAACTAAACGACATCAAAAAAAGAATACAGGCTGGGGAAAAATTTGAAGAGCTTGCCGAAGAATTTTCAGAAGATCAGGGTTCAAAGACTTATGGTGGTGACTTAGGATGGGCTAAAAGAGGGCAAATGGTACCTCAGTTTGAAGCAACCGCCATGAAACTAAAGCCTAATGAATTAAGCGATGTGGTTGAAAGTGATTTTGGTTTTCACCTAATTCAACTTTTAGAACTAAGAGGACAAGAGTACCATGCTAGGCATATTCTTTTAAGGCCTGAGTATAGCAGATTAGACATGACTGATGCTACTAATTTCTTAGACAGTTTAAGGAATTTCATAGTGATGGACAGTATCAAATTTGAAAACGCTGTAGCTCAATTTAGTGAAGACGATGCCACTCAGTATACAGGAGGAAGCTTAACAGACCCGAATACAGGCAGCTACAAAATGGCTTTAGATCTTTCTATGGAACCGAACCTCTATTTCACAGTTGACACGATGAAGGTGGGTTCAGTAACTAAGCCTCTACCCTACCGAAGCCCAGACGGTAAAACTGGAATGAGATTACTTTACCTTAAGAAGAAATACTCCCCTCATACCATTAATATTAATGATGATTATGAAAAAATCAGGGAATTTGCTCTGATGAACAAAAGAAATGTTGAAATTGAAAAGTGGTTTGGAGATGCAATTAAAGAGGTGTATATAAAAATTGACCCAGACTACAACGTTTGTAGATTATTCGAACAATAA
- a CDS encoding AAA family ATPase — MEFKSDVEAADALKVAYEKLSKEIGQVIVGQEETVRLLLTAIFCQGHCLLVGVPGLAKTLLIQTISDALDLDFNRIQFTPDLMPSDIVGSETLDNERNFRFIKGPVFANIILADEINRTPPKTQSALLESMQEYSVTVAGKKHQLEKPFFVLATQNPIEQEGTYPLPEAQLDRFMFMVYLDYPSYEQEVAIVKSTTSDKKKIVKEVISAEEILYFQHLVRRVPVADNVIEYAVNLVQKTRPTTERASDVANNFLDWGAGPRASQNLILAAKCNALINGKYSPDIEDVKAVSTAVLRHRIVRNFKAEAEGVSVQEIIGKML; from the coding sequence ATAGAATTCAAATCTGATGTAGAAGCGGCAGACGCTTTAAAGGTAGCATACGAGAAGCTCAGCAAAGAAATAGGACAAGTTATAGTTGGACAAGAGGAAACCGTAAGGCTACTGCTTACAGCCATCTTTTGTCAAGGGCACTGCTTACTTGTGGGCGTTCCTGGTTTGGCTAAAACATTACTTATTCAAACCATATCTGACGCTTTAGATTTAGACTTTAATAGAATTCAGTTTACACCAGATTTGATGCCTTCGGACATTGTAGGTTCTGAGACATTGGATAATGAAAGAAATTTCAGATTCATAAAAGGACCAGTTTTCGCTAATATTATTTTGGCCGATGAGATAAACAGAACGCCACCTAAAACACAGTCGGCTCTTTTAGAGTCGATGCAAGAGTACTCGGTTACTGTAGCCGGGAAAAAGCATCAATTGGAAAAGCCATTCTTTGTTTTGGCTACGCAGAATCCAATTGAGCAAGAAGGTACCTATCCCCTACCAGAAGCCCAATTAGACCGATTTATGTTCATGGTTTATTTGGATTACCCATCTTACGAACAAGAAGTGGCTATTGTCAAAAGCACGACTTCTGATAAGAAGAAGATTGTAAAAGAGGTAATTTCTGCAGAAGAAATACTTTACTTCCAGCACTTGGTAAGAAGGGTACCTGTGGCAGATAACGTAATAGAATACGCAGTTAATTTGGTTCAAAAGACCAGACCTACTACAGAAAGAGCATCTGATGTTGCCAATAACTTTTTAGATTGGGGAGCTGGCCCTAGAGCCTCTCAAAACCTAATATTAGCAGCGAAATGTAACGCTTTGATAAACGGAAAATACTCTCCAGATATAGAAGACGTAAAAGCTGTATCAACAGCCGTTCTTCGTCACAGAATAGTCAGAAACTTTAAGGCCGAGGCCGAAGGAGTTTCTGTACAGGAAATAATAGGGAAGATGCTTTAA
- the nhaC gene encoding Na+/H+ antiporter NhaC: MTKPQTSISLFQSLIPVIILVAILGFNVYVFGDNALSGSNQFALLLGGAVAAIIGFTKKISFEKMLANVASNIETTSGAILILLFVGALSGTWLISGIIPAMIYYGLEILSPSIFLPACVIICSIISVATGSSWTTTATVGIALIAIGGSLGFSLGMVAGAVISGAYFGDKLSPMSDTTNLAPAMAGTDLFTHIKYMLYTTVPSIVITIILFTIIGLMQSSKGNVDVSQMQEAITTTFDINGWLFLVPALVIFLIVKKTEPLIALFVGTMGGALLALVFQPDIVVKISGEEQMSFVAAYKGIINAISGPAGIDTSNAELVDLFKSKGMAGMLNTIWLILCAMTFGGFMEAIGALDKISSSLLKAAKSVFGLFASTVASCLALNLTASDQYLAIVVPGKMFKNAYKEKGLAPENLSRTLEDSGTVTSVLVPWNTCGAYQSNVLGVDTMAYIPYAFFNIISPFMTLFFAMFSIKIKMILDKK; the protein is encoded by the coding sequence ATGACCAAGCCCCAAACCTCTATTTCACTGTTTCAATCCTTAATACCTGTCATAATTCTGGTGGCTATTTTGGGCTTTAATGTTTATGTTTTTGGAGATAATGCCCTTTCGGGGTCAAATCAATTTGCATTACTCTTGGGCGGGGCGGTTGCTGCAATAATTGGTTTTACAAAGAAGATATCGTTTGAAAAAATGCTTGCCAATGTAGCGAGTAATATTGAAACTACTTCAGGAGCTATTTTGATTTTACTTTTTGTAGGAGCACTTTCAGGAACTTGGCTAATTAGTGGAATTATACCTGCCATGATTTATTATGGATTGGAGATTTTAAGTCCTTCTATATTTTTACCTGCTTGTGTTATCATTTGTTCTATAATTTCAGTTGCTACCGGAAGTTCATGGACTACTACCGCGACTGTGGGTATTGCTCTAATTGCTATTGGAGGATCGTTGGGCTTTTCATTAGGGATGGTGGCAGGTGCCGTTATTTCGGGTGCATATTTTGGAGATAAGCTTTCGCCAATGTCCGATACCACTAATCTGGCTCCGGCTATGGCTGGTACAGACCTCTTTACACACATTAAGTATATGCTTTATACTACAGTGCCAAGTATTGTAATTACTATAATCCTTTTTACAATTATTGGTTTGATGCAAAGCTCAAAAGGCAATGTAGATGTTTCTCAAATGCAAGAAGCTATTACCACTACGTTTGATATTAATGGCTGGTTGTTTTTAGTGCCTGCCTTGGTTATATTTTTAATTGTTAAGAAAACGGAACCTCTAATTGCACTATTTGTAGGAACAATGGGTGGAGCATTATTAGCCTTAGTCTTTCAGCCGGATATAGTTGTCAAAATTTCAGGGGAAGAGCAAATGTCTTTTGTGGCCGCTTATAAAGGAATTATTAATGCGATATCTGGCCCTGCAGGGATAGATACCTCAAATGCTGAGTTGGTAGATTTATTTAAATCTAAGGGTATGGCAGGTATGTTAAATACCATTTGGCTAATCTTATGTGCCATGACATTTGGAGGCTTTATGGAGGCTATAGGTGCTTTAGATAAAATCTCTAGCTCTTTGCTGAAGGCGGCCAAAAGTGTATTTGGATTGTTTGCAAGTACCGTTGCTAGTTGTCTAGCTTTAAATCTTACAGCTTCAGACCAATATTTAGCCATTGTGGTGCCAGGTAAGATGTTCAAAAATGCCTATAAAGAAAAAGGATTAGCTCCTGAAAACTTAAGCAGAACCTTAGAAGATAGCGGAACGGTAACTTCTGTATTAGTGCCATGGAACACTTGTGGAGCTTACCAGTCAAATGTGCTTGGTGTAGATACTATGGCCTATATTCCGTACGCCTTCTTTAATATAATTAGTCCTTTTATGACACTATTCTTTGCGATGTTTAGTATCAAGATAAAAATGATTTTGGACAAAAAGTAA
- a CDS encoding MATE family efflux transporter codes for MSKYIQLFKDALKGDEERDYTSLSINKGIFLLSVPMVIEMFFEASFALADAFFVARYVGTLGVAAVGLTESVLTIIYSMAWGLSSAAAAVIARRVGEKDNQKAGLALANVTLISVSFGLIIAGFGYYFSTDILRLMGGSEELVQEGHWYTRIQFLSSPIIILLFTLSGSLRGAGSASLAMKSVIIANVLNIALDYLFIPVMGLGIKGAAIATMIGRTVGVLYQLYILTNASSKLQLLLRDFIPKKAIIGNIIKIAAGSTGQFLIQSASWVFMVRILSIYGSEVIAGYTIALRIIIFTILPSWGLANSGATLVGQNLGAGKPERAVKSAWTIAYINMAFMTFIAIFFFLFAEPFIIFFDSTPQVVETGVSCLKILASGYIVFALGMVITQAINGAGDTVPPTIFNLVCFWFIQIPLAYYLAETVGWRETGVFVSIVVADFILAISAVVYFRTNRWQKKKV; via the coding sequence ATGTCAAAATATATTCAATTATTTAAAGACGCCCTTAAAGGCGACGAAGAAAGGGACTATACCTCTTTAAGCATTAATAAAGGCATTTTCTTATTATCAGTACCTATGGTAATAGAGATGTTTTTTGAAGCATCTTTTGCTTTAGCGGATGCATTTTTTGTAGCACGTTATGTGGGCACTTTAGGCGTAGCTGCTGTAGGTCTTACAGAATCAGTTCTGACCATTATATACTCCATGGCATGGGGTTTAAGCAGTGCTGCAGCTGCTGTGATAGCCAGACGGGTTGGCGAAAAAGATAATCAAAAGGCTGGTTTGGCTCTAGCCAATGTTACTTTGATATCAGTTTCTTTTGGGCTAATTATCGCAGGTTTCGGATATTATTTCTCTACGGATATTCTACGCCTTATGGGTGGTTCGGAAGAACTAGTTCAAGAAGGCCACTGGTACACTAGAATCCAGTTTCTAAGTTCCCCTATTATAATTCTCCTATTCACTTTAAGTGGTTCTTTAAGAGGGGCAGGCAGTGCATCCTTAGCTATGAAGTCTGTTATAATAGCCAATGTGCTAAACATAGCTCTTGATTATTTGTTTATTCCAGTAATGGGTTTGGGCATTAAGGGTGCAGCTATAGCAACTATGATTGGTAGAACAGTGGGTGTACTTTATCAACTTTACATTCTAACTAATGCTAGCAGCAAACTTCAATTATTACTAAGAGACTTTATTCCTAAAAAAGCTATTATTGGTAATATTATAAAAATAGCCGCAGGAAGTACGGGGCAATTTTTGATACAATCTGCCAGCTGGGTATTTATGGTTAGAATTCTATCTATTTATGGTAGTGAAGTCATTGCTGGGTATACCATTGCTTTAAGGATCATCATCTTCACCATCTTACCTTCTTGGGGCTTGGCAAATTCAGGGGCAACACTAGTTGGTCAAAACTTAGGTGCTGGTAAACCAGAAAGAGCCGTAAAATCAGCGTGGACCATTGCTTACATTAATATGGCCTTTATGACATTCATTGCCATATTCTTCTTTCTGTTTGCAGAGCCCTTTATTATTTTTTTTGATAGTACACCTCAAGTAGTTGAAACAGGTGTAAGTTGTCTAAAAATACTAGCCTCAGGTTATATTGTTTTTGCCTTAGGCATGGTCATTACCCAAGCTATTAACGGTGCGGGCGACACTGTTCCTCCTACTATTTTTAATTTAGTTTGCTTTTGGTTTATACAAATCCCTCTAGCTTATTACTTAGCAGAAACAGTAGGTTGGAGAGAAACTGGAGTATTTGTATCAATTGTGGTTGCTGATTTTATCCTTGCTATATCAGCAGTGGTATACTTTAGAACCAACCGCTGGCAAAAGAAAAAAGTCTAA